Proteins co-encoded in one Corynebacterium tuberculostearicum genomic window:
- a CDS encoding glycine--tRNA ligase gives MASVIDTVVNLCKRRGLVYQAGEIYGGSRSAWDYGPLGVELKENIKRQWWRHMVQSRADVVGVDTSVIQPRQVWVSSGHVEVFSDPLVESRHTGKRYRADHLIEAYEEKHGHEPENGLADINDPETGQPGDWTEPKAFSGLLKTFLGPVDDEQGLHYLRPETAQGIFVNFKNVMTSSRMKPPFGIANIGKSFRNEITPGNFIFRTREFEQMEMEFFVKPGEDEEWHQYWIDDRYNWYVDLGIKEENLRLYEHPKEKLSHYSKRTVDVEYAFGFKGSKWGELEGVANRTDYDLSVHAKGSGEDLSYYDQANDERWIPYVIEPAAGLGRSMMAFLVDAYDEEEAPNAKGGTDKRVVLRLDRRLAPIKVAVLPLSKKEELSEPARKLANKLRAYWNVDFDVSGAIGRRYRRQDEIGTPFCVTFDFDTLEDDAVTVRERDTMEQERVKLDDLEAYLAARLIGC, from the coding sequence ATGGCATCCGTCATCGATACCGTTGTAAACCTGTGTAAGCGCCGCGGCTTGGTCTACCAGGCAGGTGAAATTTACGGCGGTTCCCGCTCCGCGTGGGACTACGGCCCTCTTGGTGTAGAGCTCAAGGAAAACATTAAGCGCCAGTGGTGGCGCCATATGGTTCAGTCCCGCGCAGACGTCGTGGGCGTAGATACCTCCGTCATCCAGCCGCGTCAGGTCTGGGTATCCTCCGGTCACGTCGAGGTCTTTTCTGACCCGCTGGTGGAATCCCGCCACACCGGCAAGCGCTACCGTGCCGACCACCTCATTGAGGCCTATGAGGAAAAGCATGGCCACGAGCCAGAAAACGGGCTGGCAGATATCAATGATCCAGAAACTGGTCAGCCGGGTGACTGGACCGAGCCAAAGGCCTTCTCCGGTCTGCTCAAGACCTTCCTCGGCCCGGTGGACGATGAGCAAGGCCTGCACTACCTGCGCCCAGAGACTGCACAGGGCATCTTCGTCAACTTCAAGAACGTGATGACCTCCTCGCGCATGAAGCCGCCGTTTGGCATCGCGAATATTGGCAAGTCCTTCCGCAATGAGATCACCCCAGGTAACTTCATCTTCCGCACCCGCGAGTTCGAGCAGATGGAGATGGAGTTCTTTGTCAAGCCGGGCGAGGACGAAGAGTGGCACCAGTACTGGATTGATGACCGCTATAACTGGTACGTGGACCTAGGCATCAAGGAAGAAAACCTGCGCCTATACGAGCACCCGAAGGAAAAGCTCTCCCACTACTCCAAGCGCACCGTGGACGTGGAGTACGCCTTTGGCTTCAAGGGTTCCAAGTGGGGCGAGCTGGAAGGTGTGGCCAACCGTACTGACTATGACCTATCCGTACATGCTAAAGGCTCGGGCGAGGACCTGTCCTACTATGACCAGGCCAACGACGAGCGCTGGATCCCGTATGTCATCGAGCCGGCTGCCGGCCTGGGCCGTTCCATGATGGCCTTCTTGGTGGATGCCTACGATGAGGAAGAGGCCCCGAATGCCAAGGGTGGCACCGATAAGCGCGTGGTCCTGCGCCTGGACCGCCGCCTGGCACCGATCAAGGTAGCCGTGCTGCCGCTGTCGAAGAAGGAAGAGCTCTCCGAACCGGCCCGCAAGCTGGCCAATAAGCTGCGCGCCTACTGGAACGTGGACTTTGACGTCTCCGGCGCCATCGGCCGCCGCTACCGCCGCCAGGATGAAATCGGCACCCCGTTCTGCGTCACCTTCGACTTCGACACCCTCGAGGACGATGCCGTAACCGTGCGTGAGCGCGACACCATGGAGCAGGAGCGCGTGAAGCTCGATGACCTCGAGGCTTACCTCGCCGCTCGCCTGATTGGGTGCTAG
- the pdxY gene encoding pyridoxal kinase PdxY translates to MTILSIQSHVTYGHVGNSAAVFPLQRAGHEVWPVHTVNFSNHTGYGDWGGPMIPASDVTSIIDGIEKRGAFPQIDAILSGYQGGADIADAIVETVRRIKAANPKALYACDPVMGNAKSGCFVSDEIPPLLRDRVVPVADIITPNQFELGYLTDSEVGTLEQTLAAVKKAQEIGPKTVLVTSVKRPETADDQIEMLAVDGDRAFLVSTPLLPFKRNGSGDVTAALFTGHYTETSDVKESLRRTASSVYDLLENTYEADTAELQLVQSQDVFAHPRMQFDAEEL, encoded by the coding sequence ATGACTATCCTTTCCATCCAGTCCCACGTCACCTACGGCCACGTTGGCAACTCCGCGGCCGTCTTTCCCCTGCAGCGCGCCGGCCATGAGGTATGGCCGGTCCACACGGTGAACTTTTCTAACCACACTGGCTACGGCGACTGGGGCGGTCCGATGATTCCGGCTAGCGATGTCACCTCCATCATCGACGGCATTGAAAAGCGCGGTGCCTTCCCGCAGATCGACGCCATTCTTTCTGGTTACCAGGGCGGCGCCGATATTGCCGACGCCATCGTGGAAACCGTCCGCCGCATCAAGGCCGCCAACCCCAAGGCCCTCTACGCCTGCGATCCTGTAATGGGCAATGCCAAGTCCGGCTGCTTTGTCTCCGATGAGATCCCACCGCTGTTGCGCGACCGCGTTGTGCCGGTCGCCGATATCATCACCCCCAACCAATTCGAGCTGGGCTACCTTACCGATTCCGAGGTTGGCACCCTTGAGCAAACCCTCGCCGCAGTGAAGAAGGCACAGGAAATCGGCCCGAAGACCGTGCTGGTTACCTCCGTCAAGCGCCCAGAGACTGCCGACGACCAGATTGAGATGCTCGCCGTCGACGGCGACCGCGCCTTCTTAGTGTCCACTCCGCTGCTGCCATTCAAGCGCAACGGCTCCGGCGACGTCACCGCCGCCCTGTTTACCGGCCACTACACCGAGACTAGCGACGTCAAGGAGTCCCTGCGCCGCACCGCCTCTTCCGTGTACGACCTGCTGGAAAACACCTACGAGGCCGATACTGCTGAGCTCCAGCTCGTCCAATCCCAGGATGTATTCGCGCATCCGCGTATGCAGTTCGACGCCGAGGAGCTTTAA
- a CDS encoding ArsR/SmtB family transcription factor gives MTTTDTALNASAATGVIAALDSPLRIAIISRLAERDHFVHELVKATGKSQPLISQHLRVLKQAGIVDSERSGREVTYSLIAPQVLGLLADAAKIAS, from the coding sequence ATGACGACCACTGACACGGCCCTTAATGCTTCCGCGGCCACCGGCGTGATCGCTGCCCTCGATTCGCCCCTACGCATCGCCATCATCTCCCGCTTGGCCGAGCGCGATCACTTTGTACACGAGCTCGTCAAGGCTACTGGTAAGTCCCAGCCGCTCATCAGCCAGCACCTGCGCGTGCTCAAGCAGGCGGGCATTGTTGATTCCGAACGCAGCGGGCGCGAGGTTACGTACTCTCTTATTGCCCCGCAGGTTTTGGGCTTGCTTGCCGACGCCGCCAAGATCGCCTCCTAG
- a CDS encoding Fur family transcriptional regulator, translating to MALHDSIPKLGARNTKQRTAVVEVLREMEKFSSAKEIYHQLQEREEKVGLTTVYRTLQSLTDIDAVDALHMPNGETLYRHCETDAHHHHLVCTKCGRTEEIDGGPIEKWATSVAEEYGFELTGHDAEVFGICSDCTASA from the coding sequence ATGGCTTTACACGACAGTATTCCCAAACTAGGCGCGCGCAATACCAAGCAGCGCACCGCAGTCGTCGAGGTGCTCCGGGAAATGGAGAAATTCTCCTCTGCTAAGGAGATCTACCACCAGCTCCAAGAGCGCGAGGAGAAGGTGGGTCTGACCACCGTGTACCGTACCCTGCAGTCCCTGACCGACATCGATGCAGTGGACGCGCTCCACATGCCAAACGGCGAAACCCTCTACCGCCACTGCGAGACCGACGCCCATCACCACCACTTGGTATGCACCAAGTGTGGCCGCACCGAGGAGATCGACGGCGGCCCGATTGAAAAGTGGGCAACCTCCGTGGCTGAGGAGTACGGCTTCGAGCTCACCGGTCACGACGCCGAGGTCTTTGGCATCTGCAGCGACTGTACCGCTTCCGCTTAA
- a CDS encoding isoprenyl transferase codes for MITPDPNRTLTPPNIPDEFLPRHIALVMDGNGRWAQEKGMKRTEGHRRGEAVLLDVVDACLAAGVPYLSAYAFSTENWRRSPEEVRFLMGFNRDVLRRQRQWLNERGVRVVWAGRRPRLWRSVIKELEAAQELTKDNTKMTLAMCVNYGGRAELVDGFRDIAKQVAAGELNPRDIKEETIAQHLYDPDMPDVDLFLRPSGEKRTSNFLLWQSAYAEMIYQDKLFPDFTPEDLFAAIEEYARRDRRFGGVKK; via the coding sequence GTGATTACGCCAGACCCGAACCGCACTTTGACCCCACCGAATATCCCGGACGAGTTCCTGCCCCGCCATATTGCGCTGGTCATGGATGGCAATGGCCGCTGGGCCCAGGAAAAAGGCATGAAGCGCACCGAGGGGCATAGGCGCGGAGAAGCCGTGCTTCTTGACGTCGTCGATGCCTGCCTTGCCGCCGGCGTTCCCTACCTTTCCGCGTACGCGTTCTCCACGGAAAATTGGCGCCGCAGCCCCGAGGAGGTCCGCTTCCTTATGGGCTTTAACCGTGACGTGTTGCGCCGCCAGCGCCAGTGGCTCAATGAGCGCGGTGTGCGTGTGGTGTGGGCCGGCCGCCGCCCGCGCCTGTGGCGCTCAGTGATTAAGGAGCTTGAGGCTGCCCAGGAGCTGACCAAGGATAACACCAAGATGACCTTGGCCATGTGTGTGAACTACGGCGGTAGGGCAGAGCTGGTGGATGGTTTTCGGGACATCGCCAAGCAGGTTGCAGCCGGCGAGCTTAACCCGCGCGATATTAAGGAAGAGACCATCGCGCAGCACCTCTATGATCCGGACATGCCGGATGTAGATCTCTTCCTGCGCCCGTCCGGGGAGAAGCGCACCTCCAACTTCCTACTGTGGCAGTCCGCGTACGCGGAGATGATTTACCAGGATAAGCTCTTCCCGGACTTCACTCCGGAGGACCTTTTTGCCGCTATCGAGGAATACGCGCGGCGCGACCGCCGCTTCGGAGGCGTTAAGAAGTAA
- a CDS encoding formamidase, translating to MSSTGSISASPDGLLLALMQYPVPVVNTPEDVQSNVDEICRMVASTKAGYPDLDLIVFPEYSASGLNTKIWSYDEFLIGLDDPKVDQYKQACKDNDVWGVFSIMEPNHEEGKPPFNTAIIINSDGEIALHYRKLQPWTPIEPWYPGDLGMPVCDGPKGSKLAVNICHDGMFPELAREAAYKGANVYIRISGYSTQPQDQWIMTNKTNAFQNLMYTASVNLAGYDNTFYYFGEGNVCNYDGHMISEGHRNPGEIVTAEIFPELADKARINWGLENNIFNLGNRGYVGYPGGKTDNYLTWVEDLAKGEYKLPWADDVRIKDGWKYYPDGPQLGPLPDEFK from the coding sequence GTGTCAAGCACTGGCAGTATCAGCGCATCCCCCGACGGCCTGTTATTGGCGCTCATGCAGTATCCCGTCCCCGTGGTTAACACTCCAGAGGATGTTCAATCCAACGTGGATGAGATTTGTCGCATGGTGGCTTCCACCAAGGCAGGGTACCCCGACCTCGACCTCATCGTATTTCCGGAGTATTCCGCATCAGGCTTAAACACCAAAATCTGGTCCTATGATGAATTCCTAATTGGCCTTGATGACCCAAAGGTGGACCAGTACAAGCAGGCCTGCAAGGACAATGATGTCTGGGGCGTCTTCTCTATCATGGAGCCAAACCATGAGGAAGGAAAGCCACCTTTCAACACCGCCATCATCATCAACTCCGATGGTGAAATCGCGCTGCACTACCGCAAGCTGCAGCCATGGACGCCTATCGAACCGTGGTACCCAGGCGACTTGGGTATGCCGGTTTGCGATGGCCCGAAAGGCTCCAAGCTTGCCGTGAATATCTGCCACGATGGTATGTTCCCTGAGCTTGCACGCGAGGCCGCATATAAGGGTGCCAACGTCTATATCCGTATCTCTGGCTACTCCACTCAGCCGCAGGATCAATGGATCATGACCAATAAGACCAATGCCTTCCAAAACCTCATGTACACCGCCTCCGTAAATCTGGCTGGCTATGACAACACCTTCTACTACTTCGGTGAAGGCAACGTCTGCAATTACGACGGCCACATGATTTCTGAGGGCCACCGCAACCCCGGCGAGATCGTCACCGCCGAAATCTTCCCAGAGCTGGCTGACAAGGCCCGCATCAATTGGGGCCTAGAAAACAACATCTTCAACCTAGGCAATCGCGGATACGTGGGCTACCCCGGTGGCAAGACCGACAACTATCTCACCTGGGTCGAGGACTTGGCTAAGGGCGAGTACAAACTGCCATGGGCAGACGACGTCCGCATCAAGGACGGCTGGAAGTACTACCCGGACGGCCCGCAGCTCGGCCCACTGCCGGACGAGTTTAAGTAA
- a CDS encoding PhoH family protein, with protein sequence MPIITKKCELDSAYVSSVLGSADDNLRVLNNRLDADLFARGNVVTVTGPDYEVARAAKILDELEAIARRGHAVSTDTVKHTMDMVAVEAPQSVSAAMAADIVKRRGKAIRPKTVGQSEYVQAIDDNTVVFGIGPAGSGKTYLAVAKAVQALQTKQVSRIILTRPAVEAGEKLGFLPGTLNDKIDPYLRPLYDALRDMLDPEMIPKLMEAGIIEVAPLAYMRGRTLNDAFVILDEAQNTTPAQMKMFLTRLGFGSKIVVTGDISQVDLPHGQVSGLRIVRRILRNVEDIHFADLGSKDVVRHQLVGRIVNAYETFDNKKAAEYEGME encoded by the coding sequence GTGCCTATCATCACGAAGAAATGTGAGCTTGATTCCGCCTACGTCAGCAGTGTGCTGGGCAGTGCGGACGATAACTTGCGCGTGCTCAATAACCGCCTAGATGCGGACCTTTTTGCTCGCGGCAATGTCGTCACCGTCACGGGCCCCGATTATGAGGTGGCCCGTGCCGCCAAGATCCTCGACGAGCTCGAGGCCATCGCCCGCCGCGGTCACGCCGTATCCACCGATACGGTCAAGCACACCATGGACATGGTGGCCGTGGAGGCGCCGCAGTCGGTCTCGGCGGCGATGGCGGCGGACATCGTTAAGCGCCGCGGCAAGGCCATTCGCCCGAAGACGGTGGGTCAGTCTGAGTACGTGCAGGCCATCGACGATAATACGGTGGTCTTCGGCATCGGTCCGGCCGGTTCCGGCAAAACCTACCTTGCGGTAGCCAAGGCCGTGCAGGCGCTACAGACCAAGCAGGTCTCGCGCATCATTCTCACTCGCCCGGCCGTGGAGGCAGGGGAGAAGCTCGGCTTTTTGCCGGGCACGCTCAATGACAAGATTGACCCTTACCTGCGCCCACTTTATGACGCCCTGCGAGACATGCTCGACCCAGAGATGATCCCTAAGCTCATGGAGGCCGGAATCATCGAGGTTGCCCCGCTGGCCTATATGCGCGGCCGCACGTTGAACGATGCCTTTGTCATTCTTGATGAGGCTCAAAACACCACGCCCGCGCAGATGAAGATGTTCCTGACTCGCTTGGGCTTTGGCTCCAAGATTGTGGTCACCGGCGATATCTCCCAGGTAGACCTTCCACACGGCCAGGTCTCCGGCCTGCGCATCGTGCGCCGCATCCTGCGCAACGTGGAAGATATTCACTTTGCTGACTTGGGCTCCAAGGACGTGGTGCGCCACCAGCTAGTCGGGCGCATCGTCAATGCCTATGAGACCTTTGATAATAAGAAAGCCGCAGAATACGAGGGAATGGAATGA
- a CDS encoding helix-turn-helix transcriptional regulator: MDNRLKEIRESQGLSQQGLATELGVSRQTVISIEKGRYDPSLPLAFQIARHFSGSIEDIFIPEV; encoded by the coding sequence ATGGACAATCGGCTAAAAGAGATTCGCGAGAGCCAAGGACTCTCGCAGCAGGGCTTGGCCACCGAGCTAGGCGTTTCGCGCCAAACGGTCATCAGTATTGAAAAGGGACGCTACGATCCTTCGCTCCCCCTCGCTTTTCAGATCGCGCGCCACTTTTCCGGCTCAATCGAGGATATCTTTATCCCCGAGGTATAA
- the ybeY gene encoding rRNA maturation RNase YbeY codes for MSIEFLNESGFEGVNEEMLNDVASYAFGAMDINPDAECTITCVDLKTIEDLHVRWMDLEGPTDVMSFPMDELTPGAIAGGGRPDAADPGPAMLGDIVLCPEFALRQAEAAGHSLGHELALLTVHGCLHLLGYDHSTPAEEKEMFGRQNELLADWYDDLAERGVAYQPKPSGPKAFPDAAERANLDKQVPGGGIPAVGQPQDCPEE; via the coding sequence ATGAGTATCGAGTTTCTCAATGAATCCGGCTTCGAAGGCGTCAATGAGGAGATGCTAAATGACGTCGCCTCTTATGCCTTCGGTGCCATGGACATCAACCCCGATGCTGAGTGCACGATCACCTGTGTGGATTTAAAGACCATCGAGGATCTCCACGTGCGCTGGATGGATCTGGAAGGCCCCACCGATGTCATGAGCTTCCCCATGGATGAGCTCACCCCCGGCGCCATTGCAGGAGGCGGCCGCCCCGACGCCGCCGACCCAGGCCCGGCCATGCTGGGCGATATTGTGCTGTGCCCCGAGTTTGCCCTGCGCCAGGCAGAAGCCGCCGGCCATTCCTTAGGCCACGAGCTTGCCTTGCTTACGGTCCACGGGTGCCTGCACCTGTTGGGCTATGACCACTCCACTCCGGCCGAGGAAAAGGAAATGTTCGGCCGCCAAAACGAGCTGCTTGCGGATTGGTACGACGATCTAGCCGAGCGCGGTGTTGCTTATCAGCCCAAGCCCTCCGGTCCCAAGGCTTTTCCCGACGCCGCCGAGCGCGCCAACCTGGACAAGCAGGTTCCCGGCGGCGGAATCCCTGCGGTGGGCCAGCCACAGGACTGCCCGGAGGAATAA
- the era gene encoding GTPase Era translates to MSSDFDAQFDAAFEGLPADPDDAVSEGAENTVAPLDYSQYTDTPEGFRSGFVSFVGRPNTGKSTLTNALVGQKIAITADQPETTRHTIRGLVHREDAQVIVVDTPGLHRPRTLLGERLNEVVKDTYADVDVIGLTIPADEKIGPGDRWILDNVRSIAPKTPIIGIVTKLDKVTKDQVGAQLLALHELLTQADPNAVVIPVSSKEGVQLDELVQVIVDHLPEGPKFYPDDHITDEGQEKRIEELIREAALSGLKAELPHSVAVQVDEMLPSRTRDGVLDIHAILYLERPGQKRIIEGKDGLRFRRIVGNARKEIIKLLGQNVYLDLRIKVLKNWQSDPKSLGRLGF, encoded by the coding sequence ATGAGTTCTGATTTTGATGCACAGTTTGATGCGGCATTCGAGGGCCTGCCAGCAGACCCCGATGATGCCGTGTCGGAAGGCGCCGAGAATACGGTAGCCCCGCTTGATTATTCGCAATACACCGATACCCCGGAGGGTTTCCGCTCGGGCTTCGTATCCTTTGTCGGGCGCCCGAATACCGGCAAGTCCACGCTGACTAATGCCCTGGTGGGGCAAAAGATTGCGATTACCGCTGACCAGCCGGAGACCACCCGCCACACCATTCGCGGCTTGGTGCACCGCGAGGATGCACAGGTCATCGTCGTAGATACGCCGGGCCTGCACCGCCCGCGCACCCTGTTGGGTGAGCGCCTCAACGAGGTAGTCAAGGATACATACGCTGATGTGGACGTTATTGGTCTGACCATCCCGGCCGATGAAAAAATCGGCCCTGGTGACCGCTGGATTTTGGATAACGTGCGCTCCATTGCGCCGAAAACGCCGATCATCGGCATCGTCACCAAGCTGGATAAGGTCACCAAGGACCAGGTAGGCGCCCAGCTTCTGGCCCTGCACGAACTGCTTACCCAGGCGGATCCGAATGCGGTAGTCATACCGGTGTCCTCCAAGGAGGGCGTGCAGCTTGATGAGCTGGTGCAGGTCATCGTGGATCACTTGCCAGAAGGCCCGAAGTTCTACCCGGATGACCACATCACCGATGAAGGCCAAGAAAAGCGCATCGAGGAACTCATTCGTGAGGCCGCCCTATCTGGCTTGAAAGCGGAACTGCCGCACTCGGTGGCGGTGCAGGTCGATGAGATGCTGCCGTCGCGCACCCGCGATGGCGTGCTGGATATCCACGCCATTTTGTACCTGGAGCGCCCCGGCCAAAAGCGCATTATCGAGGGCAAGGATGGCCTGCGCTTCCGTCGCATCGTTGGCAATGCCCGCAAGGAGATTATTAAGCTGCTGGGCCAAAACGTGTACTTGGACCTGCGCATCAAGGTGTTGAAAAATTGGCAGTCCGACCCGAAGTCGCTGGGCAGGCTCGGTTTCTAA
- the recO gene encoding DNA repair protein RecO codes for MRENYRDRAVVIRTYDFGEADRVIVLLTRDHGLVRAVAKGVRRAKSRFGSRLQLFVNLDVQLYVGKNLATISQADTVDYFGARLIEDYERYTAACAVLESAERLAFADADHDPYLYESVTATLEQLQTADPTMTLDAFLLQAMAHAGWAPSLFNCAQCNRPGPHHAFHPAVGGAACHECRPPGAAEVDPETLHHLWLLSHNYPTNSTNAQKQEGHRLARAHLQWHMERNVSALQVMEQ; via the coding sequence ATGCGCGAGAACTATCGTGACCGCGCAGTGGTCATCCGCACCTACGACTTTGGCGAGGCCGATCGCGTCATCGTCCTCCTCACCCGCGATCATGGCCTCGTGCGCGCGGTGGCTAAAGGTGTGCGCCGTGCCAAGTCGCGCTTTGGTTCGCGCCTGCAGCTCTTCGTCAACCTTGATGTTCAGCTATATGTGGGCAAGAACCTAGCTACCATTTCCCAGGCGGATACGGTGGATTACTTTGGCGCGCGCCTCATTGAGGACTATGAGCGCTACACGGCAGCCTGCGCGGTATTGGAATCGGCAGAGCGTCTTGCTTTTGCCGACGCCGACCATGACCCCTACCTCTACGAATCCGTCACCGCGACCTTGGAGCAGCTGCAAACGGCAGACCCAACCATGACGCTGGATGCCTTTTTACTGCAGGCGATGGCGCATGCTGGTTGGGCGCCGAGCCTTTTTAACTGTGCACAGTGCAACCGGCCCGGCCCGCACCACGCCTTTCACCCGGCGGTCGGCGGAGCGGCGTGCCACGAATGCCGGCCGCCGGGTGCCGCGGAGGTGGATCCCGAAACCCTGCATCACCTGTGGCTTTTATCGCATAACTATCCAACGAATTCAACGAATGCGCAAAAGCAGGAGGGGCATCGCCTAGCGCGGGCGCACCTGCAGTGGCACATGGAGCGCAATGTTTCCGCATTGCAGGTAATGGAGCAGTAG
- a CDS encoding CPBP family intramembrane glutamic endopeptidase: MAVDNIRLKDALIGIAAVIAMDVLLVATVFVMMKAGLTTGGLGTIMPIALVLSVVVPTAGLVYYLKQRGISLGFLPLGRRGWHLLWQVPLAIFVAGVAAAIVGPLLGLSPSENTSAADGRGVMVVVSLACYLFLAPLIEEIVFRRLLMGYLDRSVPAIASVLFSSVLFGAAHIAPPVIVYATFLGMGCALVTRFHNSLRAGFILHLANNLTVQLIAISAL, translated from the coding sequence ATGGCAGTGGATAACATCAGGTTGAAAGATGCGCTTATCGGAATAGCGGCCGTCATTGCAATGGATGTCCTCTTAGTGGCGACAGTTTTTGTCATGATGAAGGCTGGTTTAACCACGGGTGGACTGGGCACGATCATGCCCATTGCGCTTGTTCTTTCAGTGGTAGTGCCAACGGCTGGGTTGGTGTACTACCTCAAACAGCGGGGAATTAGTCTCGGCTTTCTTCCATTGGGCCGGCGTGGTTGGCACTTATTGTGGCAGGTTCCTCTCGCTATTTTTGTAGCTGGGGTCGCAGCCGCGATTGTGGGGCCGCTATTGGGGTTATCACCATCGGAAAATACATCCGCAGCTGATGGGCGAGGTGTGATGGTCGTCGTTTCTTTAGCGTGCTACCTATTTTTGGCGCCGCTGATAGAAGAAATTGTGTTTCGCCGCCTGCTCATGGGGTACTTGGATCGCAGTGTTCCAGCGATTGCTAGCGTTCTCTTCAGTTCGGTGCTATTTGGTGCCGCCCATATTGCTCCACCGGTCATCGTTTATGCGACTTTCCTGGGGATGGGGTGCGCGTTAGTAACTCGCTTCCACAATTCTCTGCGTGCAGGCTTTATTTTGCACCTTGCTAACAACCTAACCGTGCAGTTGATTGCAATCTCAGCACTATAG